CGGCATGCTGCGCGAAAGCACGGACATCACCGCCGTCTGGCGCTGTCACATCGGCCTCGATGCCGACAACGCCGCCACTGCCGACGCCTGGCGCTTCCTGCAGCCGTACGCCGCACAGTACGACCACGCGGTGTTCTCCGCGCCGGAGTATGCGCCGCCCTACTTCGAGGGGCGCAGCAGCATCATCTATCCCGCACTCGACCCGCTCACGCCGAAGAACCGGCCGCTGCACGTGCAGGCAGTGATCGCCGTGCTCGAGCGCGCGGCGCTGCTCCGCCTGCCGGAGCACGCACTGGAGCCTCCGTTCGACAAACCCGGACGGCGCTACCAGCCGGACGGCTCGTGGCAGCCCGCGTTCCGTCCGTCCGACATCGGCCTGCTCACGCGTCCCATCATTACGCAGGTGTCGCGCTGGGACCGTCTGAAAGGCTTCCTGCCGCTCATGCAGGGCTTCGCACGCTTCAAGCAGCGCCTGTCTCAGGACACCGCTCACGATGACCGCGTACTGAGGCGGCTGACGCAGTCACGCCTCGTGCTCGCGGGTCCCGATCCGGACTCGATCGCAGACGATCCGGAGGGGCGGGAGGTGCTCGAGGAGCTGTGCGCGGCGTACCTTGCCTGCAACGCCGATGTGCGCGCCGAGGTCGCACTGCTCGCCCTGCCCATGGACGACCCTGCCGTCAACGCGCTCATCGTGAACGCGCTCCAGCGCGTTTCCACGATCGTGGTGCAGAACTCGCTGCGGGAAGGATTCGGTCTCACGATCACGGAGGCGATGTGGAAGGGCGTGCCCGTGCTGTCCAACTCGCGCGCGTGCGGCCCGCGCCAGCAGGTGCGTGACGGCGTGGACGGCCGGCTGATCGGCGATCCCGAGAATGTCGGCGAGATCGCCGATGCGCTGCATGCGATGCTAGCGTCGGACCAGCTCGAGACGTGGGCACAGAACGCGCAGCAGCGCGTCCAGGAGCATTTCCTGATCTACTCACAGCTGCGTCACTGGGTGCGCCTGCTGGCCACGCTCACGGGAGCCGTGAAGGCGGCATGACCATCGGATACGACGATTTCAGACGCGTGGAGATCCACGTGGGTCGCGTGCAGCGGGCGGAGCCGCTTGCCGGTGCACGCCGGCCGGCGCTGAAGCTGTGGATCGATTTTGGCGCGGAGATCGGTGTACGGAAGACGAGTGCGCAGATCACGCGGCATTACACGCCGGAGGATCTTCCCGGCCGCCTGGTGGTGGCGGTAACGAACTTCCCGCCGAAGCAGATCGGCAGCTTCATGAGCGAGGTGCTGGTCCTCGGGGTGCCGGACGAGGACGGCGAGGTGGTGCTGCTGGAGCCCGATCGGGACGTGCCGCCCGGCGGACGGATGTTCTAGGGTGTGGAGGAGGCGTTCGTGGCATCCGTACTGATCATCGACGATGACACCGGCGTCCGTCGCGTCGTGCGTGGCGCGCTGGAGAAAGCCGGGTATAGGATCGAGGAAGCGTCCAATGGCGCGGAGGGCATGCAGCGTTATCGGACGGCGCCCGCGGACCTGGTGATCACGGACGTGTTCATGCCGGACCAGGACGGTATCGAGACCATACAGCAGCTGCGTGAGGAATTTCCGGAGTCGCGCATCCTGGCCATCTCCGGCGGTAGTGTCGGTGGTACGAGCGGGACGCTGACGGATGCGATGCTGTTCGGCGCGGACGCGACACTCGCGAAGCCGTTCACGATCCAGGAGCTGACGACGGCGGTTGCCGGGCTGCTGGCATGAGTTCACCGGATGGCATGGTGCCGGATGTTTCTCCGGACCTGCCGGGTCGCCACTGGCGAGCGACGATCGCGCTGCTGCGGCGTCTGCCGCAGGCCGCGCTCTCGCGCGGGTTCGGTCGGCTGGCCGACATGCCGCTGCCGCGACCACTGCGGCGCCGTGTGCTCGGCACGTTCGCGCGTGCGGTCGGCATCGACGTGTCGGAAGCCGAGCTGCCGCTCGAGGAGTACGGCTCCATCAACGCCTTTTTCGTGCGGCGTCTGCGCGCTGGCGCGCGCTCATGGCCGCGCGATGACGCGACGATCGCGTCACCCGTAGATGGCGTCGCGGGCCGGAGCGGTGGCATCCGGGACGGCGTGCTGATCCAGGCGAAGGGCCGGCACTACTCGGCAGCCGCGCTGCTCGACAGTGAGCCGGATGCCGCTGTGTTCGAGGGCGGCGCGTTCCTCACGATCTATCTGAGCCCGCGCCACTACCACCGCATCCACGCGCCCTGCGGCGGCGCGATACCAATGGCGCGACACGTGCCCGGTGCGCTGCTGCCCGTCAACGAGCCCAGCGTGATGCATGTCGCCGATCTCTTCCCGCGCAATGAACGCGTGATCTGCATGATCGACGGGCCGATGGGCAGGGTCGCGGTCGTGGCCGTGGGGGCGTACAACGTGGGCCGCATCTCCACGGCGTTCGACGCCGACTGGGCCGGGCCGGGCGGCTCCGTGGCGAACCGCGGCGCCACCGTCGCAGAGACCCGCCGCTACGACCCGCCGCGACGCGTGAGCCAGGGTGATGAGATCATGGCGTTTCATCTCGGCTCGACGATCGTCGCGCTGTTCGAGCCGGGCGCGCGTCTCGAGGCACCACCGCCGGGCAGCGATGTACGGCTGGGCGACGTACTGCTGCGGGCGGCGCCGCGCATCGTCTGATCAGCGCGCCACGGCGATGAGGCTCAGCTCGACGAGGAACCCGTGCAGGTCCACGCCGACCGTGGTGCGTGTCGGATAGGGCGGCCGCAGGATCTCGCGATACACGGCGTCGAAGTCGCCCCAGTGCTCCATGTTCGAGAGGTATGCCGTGACCGACACGACGTCGCCCAGCGTCGCGCCGGCTGCCGTCAGCGCGCGTTCGGCGTTCTCCAGCGCCTGCCGCGTCTGTTCGCCCACGTCCTCGCCGACGATCGCACCCGTGCGCGGGTCCTTCGGCACCTGACCGGACACGAACACGAGATTGCCCGCGCGTACCGCCGGACTGTAGGCGCCGACGGGCGGCGGGAACTCCTCGTCCAGCTGTATGGGTGTCCAGTTCTTCGAGCCTTTCATTCTTCGCCCTCCTCAGGGGTGTCGTTCCAGTCCATGATCTGAATGCGGCTGAGTGTACCCGGCGCGGCCAGTGCAGCGCGCGTGGACGCATACGGCTGAAAGCGGGCGACGCTCCAGCGGGCGCCGTCCGTGCGCGACACCACGGCGTGCACGGTGGCGTCATGCGGCTGACTCGGATCGAACGGCAGCTCGTCGGCGGTGCGGAACAGGCCGCCGCCCACCGCCTTCACATGAGCTTCCCTCTGCGTCCACGCGTCCAGGAACGTGGCTGCGAAATCCGGCCGGGGCAGTGCTTCGAGCAGCGCCACGGTGTCCGGGTGCAGCACTCTGCGGGCGATGGCGGTCGCGCGCGGCACTCGACGGACGCGCTCCACATCGATGCCGATCGCACAGTCCGCGACGGCGATCAGAGCCACTCCACCCGTGTGGCTGAGGCTGAAGAACGGGCGCTCGGCACCCTGCACGAAGGGTCGGCCGCCCGCCTCGCGCGCCAGAGGGATGTCCGCCGCGGGTGCGCCGTGGTAGCGGGCGAGCACGTCCCGCAGCACGATGCGCGAGAGGATGAAGCGTCGCTGCTCCAGAGGCGCCGCGAACTGCGTGGAGCGTTCGATCTCGTCGTGGGACAGGCACGCCGCAGCGCGCTCCACAGAGGGAGAAAGGCGGTCGAGCACGACTCGCCACACGTGCACTTCACGCTCCTGCAGCACCCCGTTCATCGACCCGGACGGCAGCCCGTGAATCATCCGTGGAAGGCCTTTCGCGACTTCTCCAGAGGAGCTCTACGGTGTCCAGCGGGGATCACCGTAAGCAAAGTCATCATCTCCGCGCAAATTTTCTTGTTGCGTATACAGGGTGAGCGATTCATTTTGGTGCGCACCGGAAAGGTGCTTGATACGCCTGACCAGAGATACCCTTTGACGGAGACCGTCTATGGCACGCGCGAAGAAGTCCGGCAAGAAGGCGGCGGCGAGGAAGCCGGCTGCGAAGAAGGCGGCGCCGAAGAGGGCCGCGAAGAAGGCACCGGCCAAGAAGTCGGCAGCCAGGAAGTCGG
This Longimicrobiales bacterium DNA region includes the following protein-coding sequences:
- a CDS encoding RidA family protein; this translates as MKGSKNWTPIQLDEEFPPPVGAYSPAVRAGNLVFVSGQVPKDPRTGAIVGEDVGEQTRQALENAERALTAAGATLGDVVSVTAYLSNMEHWGDFDAVYREILRPPYPTRTTVGVDLHGFLVELSLIAVAR
- a CDS encoding glycosyltransferase, producing the protein MARRIEIDPLTTLVEHAEYAHLSPSVAALKEEAGPVVRAMHGRTLWMINSTARGGGVSEMLPGMIAHLRELGIRTEWVVIESDDDEFFQLTKRIHNMIHGDGPAGLTEEDRRLLERVNRENAESLRHEIRRGDVVVVHDPQPIPIAGMLRESTDITAVWRCHIGLDADNAATADAWRFLQPYAAQYDHAVFSAPEYAPPYFEGRSSIIYPALDPLTPKNRPLHVQAVIAVLERAALLRLPEHALEPPFDKPGRRYQPDGSWQPAFRPSDIGLLTRPIITQVSRWDRLKGFLPLMQGFARFKQRLSQDTAHDDRVLRRLTQSRLVLAGPDPDSIADDPEGREVLEELCAAYLACNADVRAEVALLALPMDDPAVNALIVNALQRVSTIVVQNSLREGFGLTITEAMWKGVPVLSNSRACGPRQQVRDGVDGRLIGDPENVGEIADALHAMLASDQLETWAQNAQQRVQEHFLIYSQLRHWVRLLATLTGAVKAA
- a CDS encoding response regulator, which encodes MASVLIIDDDTGVRRVVRGALEKAGYRIEEASNGAEGMQRYRTAPADLVITDVFMPDQDGIETIQQLREEFPESRILAISGGSVGGTSGTLTDAMLFGADATLAKPFTIQELTTAVAGLLA
- a CDS encoding 4'-phosphopantetheinyl transferase superfamily protein, giving the protein MIHGLPSGSMNGVLQEREVHVWRVVLDRLSPSVERAAACLSHDEIERSTQFAAPLEQRRFILSRIVLRDVLARYHGAPAADIPLAREAGGRPFVQGAERPFFSLSHTGGVALIAVADCAIGIDVERVRRVPRATAIARRVLHPDTVALLEALPRPDFAATFLDAWTQREAHVKAVGGGLFRTADELPFDPSQPHDATVHAVVSRTDGARWSVARFQPYASTRAALAAPGTLSRIQIMDWNDTPEEGEE
- a CDS encoding tRNA-binding protein, which codes for MTIGYDDFRRVEIHVGRVQRAEPLAGARRPALKLWIDFGAEIGVRKTSAQITRHYTPEDLPGRLVVAVTNFPPKQIGSFMSEVLVLGVPDEDGEVVLLEPDRDVPPGGRMF
- the asd gene encoding archaetidylserine decarboxylase (Phosphatidylserine decarboxylase is synthesized as a single chain precursor. Generation of the pyruvoyl active site from a Ser is coupled to cleavage of a Gly-Ser bond between the larger (beta) and smaller (alpha chains). It is an integral membrane protein.) codes for the protein MSSPDGMVPDVSPDLPGRHWRATIALLRRLPQAALSRGFGRLADMPLPRPLRRRVLGTFARAVGIDVSEAELPLEEYGSINAFFVRRLRAGARSWPRDDATIASPVDGVAGRSGGIRDGVLIQAKGRHYSAAALLDSEPDAAVFEGGAFLTIYLSPRHYHRIHAPCGGAIPMARHVPGALLPVNEPSVMHVADLFPRNERVICMIDGPMGRVAVVAVGAYNVGRISTAFDADWAGPGGSVANRGATVAETRRYDPPRRVSQGDEIMAFHLGSTIVALFEPGARLEAPPPGSDVRLGDVLLRAAPRIV